One window of the Pyrus communis chromosome 17, drPyrComm1.1, whole genome shotgun sequence genome contains the following:
- the LOC137722606 gene encoding protein OCTOPUS-like: protein MNPSGEAAAPPPPTLQPPQPPQAQRPSTSCARHPEEHFTGFCPSCLCERLAELEPSTTSSSSSISRKPPTSSTAAAALKAIFKPPIGGGGASSSNKNRPTSFFPELRRTKSFSASKNEGFSGVFEPQRKSCDVRNTLWTLFHQDDGRNPNKKEAPPTDVEVETRNLGGSSSSFRGPVIEAKEEEEDKAEEDENQFSGGEDFGIEICEDAIVPNVTEDRVPEIVEEEEEDFQPPQPVPEQFEEEELKPMKDHIDLDSQTKKRDLKEIAGSFWSAASVFSKKLQKWRQKQKLKKRRNGGGSATLLVEKPIGRQFRETQSEIADYGFGRRSCDTDPRFSLDVGRMSLDAGRMSLDAGRISFDNPRYSFDEPRASWDGYLIGRTFPRMPTMLSVVEDAPVVHVARCDAEIPVEEPPKNSIEEETVPGGSAQTRDYYSDSSSRRRKSLDRSNSIRKTAAAVVAEIDEMKSVSNANANAKVSPTTVPDDRDLREFYNSNSLRDDCSESFDMASFRGGGDTGSVVGNGERNKGCKKSRRWGKAWNIWSFIHRRGGNKDEDDDRYSSVRSNGVERSYSESWPELRGGSGGGERNGEAKGFNPKIMRSNSSASWRNGSHGYGGFGGGAFGSMRKSNGGVPVVEANGFGNGTAGRKKKEDQVVLERNRSARYSPNHIENGMLRFYLTPMRSSWRSGGVGKSRSSHAHSIARSVLKLY from the coding sequence ATGAATCCCAGCGGAGAAGCAGCAGCACCGCCGCCTCCAACGCTACAACCGCCGCAGCCGCCTCAGGCCCAACGTCCCTCTACATCCTGCGCCCGACACCCGGAAGAGCATTTCACGGGCTTCTGCCCCTCATGCCTCTGCGAACGCCTTGCCGAGTTGGAACCTTCAAcaacctcttcttcctcttcaatttctcGAAAGCCCCCTACTTCCTCCACCGCCGCAGCCGCGCTTAAGGCCATTTTCAAGCCCCCCATTGGCGGTGGTGGGGCCTCCTCTTCCAATAAAAATCGACCCACCTCATTTTTCCCGGAGCTCCGACGAACCAAGTCTTTCTCTGCCTCTAAAAACGAGGGCTTCTCTGGCGTGTTTGAGCCGCAGAGGAAGTCCTGCGACGTTCGGAACACTCTGTGGACACTCTTTCACCAAGACGACGGCCGCAATCCCAACAAGAAGGAAGCACCGCCCACTGACGTTGAGGTCGAGACCCGGAATTTGGGTGGGTCTTCTTCCAGCTTCCGGGGTCCCGTCATCGAGGccaaggaggaagaggaggacaaAGCCGAAGAGGACGAGAACCAGTTTAGTGGCGGCGAGGACTTCGGAATTGAAATTTGTGAGGATGCAATTGTCCCAAATGTAACAGAAGACAGAGTTCCTGAAATcgtagaggaggaggaggaagacttTCAACCACCGCAGCCAGTGCCGGAGCAATTCGAAGAAGAGGAGTTGAAACCAATGAAAGATCACATAGATCTTGATTCTCAGACGAAGAAGCGAGACCTTAAGGAGATTGCGGGAAGCTTCTGGTCAGCAGCTTCGGTTTTCAGCAAGAAATTACAGAAATGGAGGCAGAAACAAAAGCTGAAGAAGCGGCGGAACGGCGGCGGATCGGCCACATTGCTGGTGGAGAAGCCAATCGGAAGACAGTTCAGAGAAACTCAGTCGGAGATTGCCGATTACGGCTTCGGCCGGCGCTCCTGCGACACGGATCCGAGGTTTTCGCTAGACGTGGGTCGGATGTCGCTGGACGCGGGTCGGATGTCATTGGACGCGGGTCGGATATCGTTCGACAACCCGAGATACTCCTTTGACGAGCCTCGGGCCTCGTGGGACGGGTACCTCATCGGAAGAACGTTTCCGAGGATGCCAACGATGCTCTCGGTGGTGGAGGACGCTCCAGTGGTCCACGTGGCGAGATGCGACGCTGAGATTCCGGTGGAGGAGCCGCCTAAGAATTCGATTGAAGAGGAAACGGTTCCGGGCGGGTCGGCCCAGACCCGGGACTACTATTCGGACTCCTCTTCTCGGCGGAGGAAGAGCCTCGACCGGTCCAACTCCATTAGGAAGACTGCGGCGGCGGTGGTGGCGGAGATTGATGAAATGAAGTCGGTTTCGAATGCCAATGCCAACGCCAAGGTGTCGCCCACGACTGTTCCTGATGACAGAGATCTGAGGGAATTTTACAACTCGAATTCTCTGAGGGATGACTGCTCTGAGAGCTTTGATATGGCGTCGTTTCGGGGCGGCGGAGATACGGGTTCGGTGGTGGGAAATGGGGAGAGGAATAAAGGGTGTAAAAAGTCTAGGAGGTGGGGCAAGGCGTGGAATATATGGAGTTTTATACACAGGAGGGGTGGGAACAAAGATGAGGACGACGATAGGTATAGTAGTGTTAGATCAAACGGCGTGGAGCGGTCTTATTCGGAGTCGTGGCCGGAGCTCAGAGGCGGCAGCGGTGGTGGTGAGAGGAATGGGGAAGCCAAGGGCTTTAACCCCAAGATTATGAGGAGTAATAGTAGTGCTAGTTGGAGGAATGGTTCTCATGGGTATGGCGGTTTCGGTGGCGGTGCATTTGGGAGCATGAGGAAGAGCAATGGCGGGGTTCCTGTCGTGGAGGCAAACGGGTTTGGAAATGGGACTGCCgggaggaagaaaaaagaggaTCAGGTTGTGCTGGAACGGAACCGGAGCGCGAGGTATTCTCCGAACCATATTGAAAACGGAATGCTGAGGTTTTATTTGACTCCGATGAGGAGCAGCTGGAGGAGCGGCGGAGTCGGGAAAAGCAGGTCCAGCCATGCTCATTCGATTGCCAGAAGCGTACTGAAATTGTATTGA